The Methylomonas montana genome has a window encoding:
- a CDS encoding ExeM/NucH family extracellular endonuclease, protein MAGNSLPKRHPLSLAVLVALNFVPLAHAVSTDIVISEFRTRGPNGGNDEFVELYNLSGQAVDIGGWKINGSSSTGATGTRATIAAGTVLAPGCRFLATNSAASGYSGAVVGDQTYSTGIADSGGLAVLTAGNVVIDAVGMSATSAYKEGTVLAQTTSNANQSQERNAIGQNNQDTDDNASDFTLNSASSNPQNRASACTPINAIPSVNLAVSVTAASEAGATVVTVTATASAAVTDNETVSLTVTGTGITADDYSLSNAVITIPSGNTSGSVTFTVVDDTLAEGTETAALTISNPSSGITLGATTSQNISIADNELATVPTLTVSDVSRNEGNSGISNYVFNVGLSAPAPAGGVTFDIATADISATANSDYASQNLTGQTIPAGSSNYTFTVPVNGDTVVEADEAFLVNVSNVSGATVTGGQAVGTIINDDAVNACGTPATKISAVQGSGASTPLGGVAGTTIEGIVVGDYQGSSANSLRGYFVQEEDADADGDSATSEGIFVFDGTTALANVSVGDRVRVTGTPAEFFNMTQLGTLTDVQVCANGQAIPTAATLTLPVPNVPNGNLTTATDVINAYYEKMEGMLVTIPATLKVSEYFELERFGQLVLSQGGRIPTFTSVSNPSATGLVNQNITLAKRQIILDDGNNAQNYALNSGLPLPYPSNGLSTTNRFRGGDTMTNLSGVLHWSFAGASGTDAWRIRPVEALFDYTFSSANPRKAAPELGGSLQVASFNVLNYFTTVDNSVSNEFGDCLGGQDCRGADSAAELARQTAKAAAALCGMNADILGLMEIENNATASLSALVGAANGISGCGPYNYIDTGTIGTDAIKVGLLYKTSTVNPEGSFQLLTSSDDARFIDTKNRPALAQTFNQLSTGEKLTVAVNHLKSKRPSGCTDAGDVDANDGQGSCNLTRKNAAMALVDWLNSDPTGSGDPDYLIIGDLNSYAKEDPIRAIESGPDDIANTGDDYTNLVKAFGGESAYSYVFDGQTGYLDHALASKALLPQVSNTSDWHINADEAPSFDYNDTIADAGEASFEAKPAALPLYAADQYRTSDHDPVIVGLQLGETINIVNGTSAKNILNGTTGKDRISGFGSADTLTGGLNDDEFVYVGVTDGIDTIIDFTLGEDKIVLTALLQSLGYQGADPLADGIVKFAASGNDTLVYIDADGAGPAVQRALILVRGVIASGLNNAVNFVF, encoded by the coding sequence ATGGCTGGAAATTCATTACCTAAGCGGCATCCCTTGAGTTTGGCGGTGTTGGTCGCACTTAATTTTGTGCCGTTAGCGCATGCGGTGAGCACCGACATCGTGATTAGCGAGTTTCGCACTCGCGGGCCCAATGGCGGTAACGACGAGTTTGTCGAGTTGTATAACTTGTCCGGCCAAGCGGTCGATATCGGCGGCTGGAAAATCAATGGTTCCAGCAGCACGGGGGCTACCGGTACCAGGGCGACGATTGCGGCGGGTACTGTTCTCGCACCCGGTTGTCGTTTTTTGGCGACCAATAGCGCGGCCAGCGGATACTCAGGCGCAGTCGTTGGTGATCAAACTTATAGCACCGGTATTGCCGACAGCGGCGGGCTTGCGGTTCTAACAGCCGGTAATGTGGTGATCGATGCGGTCGGCATGTCGGCCACTTCGGCCTATAAAGAAGGCACGGTATTGGCGCAAACGACCAGCAACGCCAACCAAAGCCAGGAGCGTAATGCCATCGGTCAGAACAACCAGGATACCGATGATAATGCCAGCGACTTTACGCTGAATAGCGCTTCGAGTAATCCGCAAAATCGGGCATCGGCCTGTACCCCGATTAACGCCATTCCGAGCGTCAATCTTGCGGTTAGCGTTACGGCAGCTAGCGAAGCAGGGGCAACGGTCGTGACTGTCACGGCCACCGCTTCGGCGGCGGTCACCGACAACGAAACCGTCAGTCTGACGGTTACCGGTACCGGCATCACGGCTGACGACTATAGCCTGAGCAACGCCGTCATTACCATTCCCAGCGGTAATACTTCGGGATCTGTCACCTTTACGGTTGTCGACGACACGCTGGCGGAAGGGACGGAAACCGCAGCTTTAACGATTAGTAACCCATCCAGCGGGATCACGCTCGGCGCGACTACCAGCCAAAACATTTCGATCGCCGACAATGAGCTTGCCACGGTGCCGACTTTAACCGTTAGCGATGTTTCTCGGAACGAGGGGAACAGCGGCATCAGCAATTATGTGTTCAATGTCGGTCTATCCGCGCCGGCCCCTGCGGGCGGTGTGACATTCGACATCGCTACCGCGGATATATCGGCAACGGCGAATAGCGATTACGCAAGTCAAAATCTGACCGGTCAAACCATCCCGGCAGGCAGTTCCAACTATACCTTTACGGTGCCGGTCAACGGCGATACGGTTGTGGAAGCCGACGAAGCCTTTCTGGTTAATGTCAGCAATGTCAGCGGCGCAACGGTTACGGGCGGTCAGGCCGTCGGTACCATCATCAACGACGATGCGGTTAACGCGTGCGGCACGCCGGCCACCAAAATTTCCGCCGTGCAGGGCAGCGGTGCCAGCACGCCACTTGGCGGCGTAGCGGGCACCACGATTGAAGGCATCGTGGTCGGCGATTATCAAGGTAGCAGCGCCAATTCGCTACGCGGTTACTTCGTACAGGAAGAAGACGCCGATGCCGATGGCGACTCTGCCACTTCGGAAGGTATTTTCGTCTTCGACGGCACTACGGCATTAGCCAATGTCAGTGTCGGCGACCGAGTGCGGGTTACCGGCACGCCGGCGGAGTTTTTCAACATGACTCAACTGGGTACTCTCACTGATGTCCAGGTATGTGCCAATGGCCAAGCCATCCCGACTGCAGCCACGCTGACGTTACCGGTGCCTAATGTGCCGAATGGCAATTTGACAACGGCCACGGACGTCATTAACGCCTACTATGAAAAAATGGAAGGGATGTTGGTCACGATACCGGCGACTTTGAAAGTGTCGGAATATTTTGAACTGGAACGTTTTGGTCAGTTGGTCTTGTCGCAGGGCGGACGTATCCCGACATTTACCAGTGTCTCCAATCCCAGCGCGACCGGCCTGGTTAACCAAAATATCACGCTGGCTAAACGTCAGATCATTCTGGACGACGGCAATAATGCTCAAAACTACGCTTTGAATAGCGGCTTGCCCTTGCCGTATCCCAGCAACGGCCTCAGCACCACCAATCGCTTCCGCGGCGGCGATACCATGACTAACCTGAGCGGGGTTTTGCATTGGTCATTTGCGGGAGCCTCAGGTACCGATGCCTGGCGGATACGTCCGGTCGAGGCATTGTTCGATTACACGTTTAGCTCGGCGAATCCGCGTAAGGCGGCGCCTGAGCTGGGCGGATCGTTGCAGGTGGCCAGCTTCAATGTGCTGAACTATTTCACGACGGTCGATAATAGCGTCAGTAATGAGTTTGGCGATTGTTTGGGCGGTCAGGATTGCCGTGGTGCGGATTCGGCGGCGGAACTGGCGCGGCAAACGGCAAAGGCCGCTGCGGCATTATGTGGGATGAATGCCGACATCCTGGGCCTGATGGAGATTGAAAACAACGCAACGGCCTCGTTGAGTGCTTTGGTTGGCGCGGCCAACGGTATTAGCGGGTGCGGACCGTACAACTATATCGACACCGGCACCATCGGCACCGATGCGATTAAAGTCGGATTGCTATATAAAACCTCGACGGTTAATCCGGAAGGCAGCTTCCAACTATTAACTTCCAGTGACGATGCGCGCTTTATCGATACCAAGAATCGTCCGGCCCTGGCGCAAACCTTTAATCAGCTTTCCACCGGTGAAAAACTGACGGTTGCGGTCAATCATCTCAAGTCGAAACGCCCGTCGGGTTGTACCGACGCGGGGGATGTGGATGCGAATGACGGTCAGGGTAGTTGCAATCTGACCCGCAAAAACGCGGCGATGGCGCTGGTGGATTGGTTGAATAGCGACCCGACTGGCAGTGGCGACCCGGATTACCTGATTATTGGCGATTTGAACAGCTACGCTAAGGAAGATCCGATCAGAGCGATCGAAAGCGGCCCTGACGATATTGCCAATACCGGCGATGACTACACCAATCTGGTCAAAGCCTTTGGTGGCGAATCTGCCTATTCTTATGTGTTTGACGGTCAGACCGGTTATTTGGATCATGCCTTGGCCAGTAAAGCCCTGCTGCCGCAAGTCAGCAACACCTCGGATTGGCATATCAATGCAGACGAAGCGCCTTCATTCGACTACAACGACACCATCGCGGATGCCGGCGAAGCTAGCTTCGAAGCCAAACCGGCTGCGTTACCGTTATACGCCGCCGATCAATACCGCACCTCGGATCACGATCCGGTGATCGTTGGCCTGCAATTGGGCGAAACCATCAATATTGTCAACGGCACATCAGCCAAAAACATTTTGAACGGCACCACCGGCAAAGATCGAATCAGCGGCTTTGGTAGCGCGGATACCTTGACTGGCGGCTTAAATGACGATGAATTTGTCTATGTCGGCGTGACCGACGGTATCGATACGATCATTGACTTTACGCTGGGTGAAGACAAGATCGTGTTGACAGCGTTGCTGCAAAGCCTGGGTTATCAAGGCGCCGATCCACTCGCCGACGGTATCGTCAAGTTTGCCGCCTCCGGTAACGATACCTTGGTGTATATCGACGCGGACGGTGCCGGTCCGGCCGTGCAACGGGCTTTAATTCTGGTGCGCGGCGTCATCGCCTCTGGCCTGAATAACGCCGTTAACTTTGTTTTCTAA